One Halorientalis litorea DNA segment encodes these proteins:
- the cobA gene encoding uroporphyrinogen-III C-methyltransferase — MTDDADIAPGRVYLVGSGPGDPDLMTVKARRLLEEADVVLHDKLPGPDIIEMVPEERREDVGKRARGERTSQQYTNERMEELAYEGKTVARLKGGDPFVFGRGGEEMVYLAKHGVPFEVVPGVTSAIAGPGVAGIPVTHRDHASSVSFVTGHEDPTKPESAVDWEALAATGGTIVVLMGVGKLPDYTAELRSAGMDPETPVALVERGTWPDQRVATGTLDTIVDARDEAGIEPPAVTVIGDVARERQRVLTFLGNDYGSENGEDEQ, encoded by the coding sequence ATGACCGACGACGCTGACATCGCACCCGGCCGCGTCTACCTCGTCGGGAGCGGCCCCGGCGACCCGGACCTCATGACGGTGAAGGCCCGCCGCTTGCTGGAGGAGGCGGACGTAGTGCTCCACGACAAACTCCCCGGCCCGGACATCATCGAGATGGTCCCCGAGGAGCGACGCGAGGACGTGGGCAAGCGCGCCCGCGGCGAGCGAACATCCCAGCAGTACACGAACGAGCGGATGGAGGAACTCGCCTACGAAGGCAAGACAGTCGCACGGCTGAAGGGCGGCGACCCGTTCGTGTTCGGGCGTGGCGGCGAGGAGATGGTGTATCTGGCCAAGCACGGTGTCCCCTTCGAGGTGGTTCCGGGCGTCACCTCGGCCATCGCGGGCCCGGGCGTCGCCGGCATCCCCGTGACACACCGGGACCACGCCTCCTCGGTGTCGTTCGTCACCGGCCACGAGGACCCCACGAAACCCGAGTCGGCGGTCGACTGGGAGGCACTGGCCGCGACGGGGGGCACCATCGTCGTCCTGATGGGTGTCGGGAAACTGCCCGACTACACCGCGGAGTTGCGGTCGGCCGGGATGGACCCCGAGACGCCAGTCGCACTGGTCGAGCGCGGAACGTGGCCCGACCAGCGGGTCGCCACCGGCACCCTCGACACCATCGTCGACGCCCGTGACGAGGCGGGCATCGAACCGCCGGCGGTCACCGTCATCGGCGACGTTGCACGGGAACGCCAGCGCGTTCTTACCTTCCTCGGCAACGATTA